A stretch of DNA from Planococcus antarcticus DSM 14505:
CGGGGGAAGCGCTCGGAATATGGCACAAATCCACCAGGAACATATCGAATACCCTTTTTCTGGAGTTCACCAGTACGTGATGAGTAAAGATGATGTAGAAGAAGTGAATGGCTTATTGAAATCTTTGGAGTTTTCGGAGTTACAAAGGCTTGAGGGCTTGTCGAAGGACCGGGCAGATATCATCATTCCAGCAGTTGAAGTGTTTCGCTATTTGATGGAGTTTATTGATACAAAACAATTTGCCCTCAGCAGAAAAGGATTGAGAGATGGCGTTTTTTATGAAGAAACGACTAAGGATTTCGATTTATCGGTATTTCCCAATGTCGTGGAAGAAAGCTTTCACGAACTGGCCATCGACTATGACATCAATCTGATTCACGCGTTCCACGTCACCAACAGTGCATTGTTGATTTCAAAAGAATTAGAAGAGGTGGGCTTGCTTTCACTAGAGGAAGAAGATTATAAACGCTTGAAGTTGAGCAGTGCTCTTTACAATTTAGGAAGCTATATCGATTCGGAGTCCAGCCACCAGCACACATTTTATTTACTAAGCAACCGGACTATTGATGGCTTATTGCATAAAGAACGGGTCATTGTTGCATTGATGGCTTCGTTTAAAAATAGAGAAATCTTTAAGCGCAATGTTGCTCTTTATGAAAAGTGGTTTGGCAAGGATGAATTGGCTAAATTCAGCTTGTTAGGTGCCATTATTAAACTAGCTTATAGTTTGAATGCTACGAAACGTGACATTGTAAAGGCTATTGAACTGGAAGAAAAAGACGAGGAACTTATTTTTTCTGTTCAATGCAGTGAAGATTGGAAACCAGAGCAATACCAAGTGGAGAAGCAGAAAAAGCATTTGGAAAAGCAATTGAAGAAAACGATTGATTTTAAATTTTACAAATAATTAACATTGTGAAAGCCATATCCAGCTCTTTTA
This window harbors:
- the ppx gene encoding exopolyphosphatase, with translation MDQEKYAIIDIGSNTIRLVIYTRDKSGRFTESENVKAVARLRNYLNEENILEREGIEILLKTLQSFQEVTRHHQLKAIKCVATAAVRQAENQDEIMAAVESETDFTMRILSEFEEANYGYLAVVNSTPFASGITVDIGGGSTEITYFDNRQLIYFYSFPFGALSLKQQFIQGDTPTKGELRELRSFLKEQFDQLEWLADKRLPLIGIGGSARNMAQIHQEHIEYPFSGVHQYVMSKDDVEEVNGLLKSLEFSELQRLEGLSKDRADIIIPAVEVFRYLMEFIDTKQFALSRKGLRDGVFYEETTKDFDLSVFPNVVEESFHELAIDYDINLIHAFHVTNSALLISKELEEVGLLSLEEEDYKRLKLSSALYNLGSYIDSESSHQHTFYLLSNRTIDGLLHKERVIVALMASFKNREIFKRNVALYEKWFGKDELAKFSLLGAIIKLAYSLNATKRDIVKAIELEEKDEELIFSVQCSEDWKPEQYQVEKQKKHLEKQLKKTIDFKFYK